One genomic region from Labilithrix sp. encodes:
- a CDS encoding response regulator, which yields MMRQLLVFALSRVKGLKVTEADDGVDGLKKLAGGRFDIILTDINMPIMDGLKLVKRVRTDPVHKDVPIVIITTESAEEDRQRALSLGANAYITKPIQAPQVIAKVRELLGIPEPAAG from the coding sequence ATGATGCGACAGCTCCTGGTCTTCGCGCTCTCACGCGTGAAGGGCCTCAAGGTCACGGAGGCGGACGACGGCGTCGACGGCCTCAAGAAGCTCGCCGGCGGCCGGTTCGACATCATCCTCACCGACATCAACATGCCGATCATGGACGGCTTGAAGCTGGTGAAGCGCGTCCGCACCGATCCGGTGCACAAGGACGTCCCGATCGTGATCATCACGACGGAGAGCGCGGAGGAAGACCGCCAGCGCGCGCTCTCGCTCGGCGCGAACGCGTACATCACGAAGCCGATCCAGGCGCCGCAGGTGATCGCGAAGGTGCGCGAGCTCCTCGGCATCCCCGAACCGGCCGCGGGATGA
- the fni gene encoding type 2 isopentenyl-diphosphate Delta-isomerase has protein sequence MSSIGSRKADHLALCATDEVAFREKTTLLEQVRFVHDALPDLDHAAIDTSLTLFGKTLRAPIVIAAMTGGTDDAAKVNRELSSIAEERGYGFGLGSQRAMHVRGETAPSYSVRSEAKTTLVLGNIGVVQARAMTVDEVIALVRGIEADALCVHLNPAMELVQPGGDRDFRGGLETIATLVRELPFPVVVKETGCGISSHVGRRLIGAGVRHVDVSGAGGTSWVAVETKRAEAASDDRARALGEALWDWGIPTAASVGALAPLGFESIIATGGVARGLDVARAIALGAAAAGVARPALQALVAGGRAGALAFLEAVEHELRAVMLLTGSADLAALRRAPKVLGSELRAWIAEA, from the coding sequence ATGAGCTCGATCGGCAGCCGAAAAGCGGACCACCTCGCGCTCTGCGCCACCGACGAGGTCGCCTTCCGCGAGAAGACCACGCTCCTCGAGCAGGTCCGCTTCGTCCACGACGCGCTGCCGGATCTCGACCACGCCGCGATCGACACGTCGCTGACGCTCTTCGGCAAGACGCTCCGCGCGCCGATCGTGATCGCCGCGATGACGGGCGGCACCGACGACGCGGCGAAGGTGAACCGCGAGCTGTCCTCCATCGCGGAGGAGCGCGGCTACGGCTTCGGCCTCGGGTCGCAGCGCGCGATGCACGTCCGCGGCGAGACCGCCCCTTCGTACAGCGTCCGCAGCGAGGCGAAGACCACGCTCGTCCTCGGCAACATCGGCGTCGTGCAAGCGCGCGCGATGACGGTCGACGAGGTGATCGCGCTCGTCCGCGGCATCGAGGCCGACGCGCTCTGCGTTCATCTCAACCCCGCGATGGAGCTCGTGCAGCCGGGCGGCGATCGCGATTTCCGCGGCGGGCTCGAGACGATCGCCACCCTCGTGCGCGAGCTCCCCTTCCCTGTCGTCGTGAAAGAGACGGGCTGCGGGATCTCGAGCCACGTCGGGCGCCGCCTCATCGGCGCGGGGGTCCGCCACGTCGACGTCTCCGGCGCGGGCGGCACCTCCTGGGTCGCGGTCGAGACGAAGCGCGCCGAGGCGGCGAGCGACGATCGCGCCCGCGCCCTCGGCGAAGCGCTCTGGGACTGGGGGATCCCCACCGCCGCGTCGGTCGGCGCCCTCGCGCCGCTCGGCTTCGAGAGCATCATCGCCACCGGCGGCGTCGCGCGCGGCCTCGACGTCGCGCGGGCGATCGCGCTCGGCGCCGCCGCGGCCGGCGTCGCGCGGCCGGCGCTGCAGGCCCTCGTCGCGGGAGGTCGCGCCGGCGCGCTCGCGTTCCTCGAGGCGGTGGAGCACGAGCTCCGCGCGGTCATGCTCCTGACCGGGAGCGCCGATCTCGCCGCGCTCCGCCGCGCGCCGAAGGTCCTCGGATCCGAGCTCCGCGCCTGGATCGCGGAGGCGTGA
- a CDS encoding phosphoribosylanthranilate isomerase, giving the protein MTHVKVCGVTSVADAVACAELGASAIGLNFIPSSPRCIDVARARAISDALAALPKPPLVVGVVADMPADALRALVSDARLGCLQLHGAEPPSALEPLLPHAYKAIRVATAADVALARTYPGEYILVDAKVDGALGGTGATFDWSLVRDLARERRLTLAGGLRPDNVARAIAEVAPWCVDVASGVEHAPGVKDLTAVREFMLNVGGVLNVGGVLNVGGVLNVGGVAPDTPTPDTALALRARVASRPHARPLLGPPLGPPGPPGPLPAPPLGGPGAAERVPPLEPPPGPPLGGPGAAERAPPRAERPLAGELERAEPSRTRQRPLAGELERAEPSRTRQTSPRRGRSGR; this is encoded by the coding sequence ATGACCCACGTCAAGGTCTGCGGCGTGACGAGCGTCGCCGACGCCGTCGCGTGCGCCGAGCTCGGCGCGAGCGCGATCGGCCTCAACTTCATCCCGTCGTCGCCGCGCTGCATCGACGTCGCCCGCGCGCGCGCGATCTCCGACGCGCTCGCCGCGCTCCCGAAGCCGCCGCTCGTCGTCGGCGTCGTGGCCGACATGCCGGCCGACGCGCTCCGCGCCCTCGTCTCTGACGCGCGCCTCGGCTGCCTCCAGCTCCACGGCGCCGAGCCGCCCTCCGCGCTCGAGCCGCTGCTCCCGCACGCCTACAAGGCGATCCGCGTCGCGACGGCGGCGGACGTCGCGCTCGCGCGCACGTACCCCGGCGAATACATCCTCGTCGACGCGAAGGTCGACGGCGCGCTCGGCGGCACCGGCGCGACCTTCGACTGGAGCCTCGTCCGCGACCTCGCGCGCGAGCGCCGCCTCACCCTCGCCGGCGGCCTCCGCCCCGACAACGTCGCGCGCGCCATCGCCGAGGTCGCGCCATGGTGCGTCGACGTCGCGAGCGGCGTCGAACACGCCCCCGGCGTAAAAGACCTCACCGCCGTCCGCGAGTTCATGCTCAACGTCGGGGGCGTACTCAACGTCGGGGGCGTACTCAACGTCGGGGGCGTACTCAACGTCGGGGGCGTTGCCCCCGACACCCCCACCCCAGACACGGCCCTCGCGCTTCGCGCTCGGGTCGCTTCGCGACCGCATGCGCGGCCGCTTCTGGGGCCCCCTCTCGGCCCTCCCGGCCCTCCCGGCCCCCTTCCCGCCCCCCCTCTCGGGGGTCCAGGGGCGGCGGAGCGCGTGCCTCCTCTCGAGCCCCCTCCCGGCCCCCCTCTCGGGGGTCCAGGGGCGGCGGAGCGCGCGCCCCCGCGCGCGGAGAGGCCCCTGGCGGGAGAGCTCGAGAGGGCAGAGCCCTCTCGAACAAGACAGAGGCCCCTGGCGGGAGAGCTCGAGAGGGCAGAGCCCTCTCGAACAAGACAGACTAGCCCGCGCCGAGGTCGCAGCGGGCGATGA
- the mvaD gene encoding diphosphomevalonate decarboxylase: protein MTKAVAIAHPNIALSKYWGKKPGEANVPAVPSLSVTLAGLATTTSVTFDDALTADALTINGAAADATRATELLDHVRAAAKIRAHARVVSTNDFPTASGLASSASGFAALAVAAVRAAGLDWPAERVADLARRSSASAARSLFGGFVELDGDVVRAVAPSRHVDLRVLVCVTTEAAKAVSSRAGMNITAAKSPYYAGWLEAAPRIHRALKEALLAGDLPRAGELAEESALAMHASAFAAGVVYVSGATLDAYATVKALRADGIGAWATMDAGPHLKCLVAARDAAAAKERLAKTPGVLRVIEAAPGEGARVVETEPSK, encoded by the coding sequence ATGACGAAGGCCGTCGCGATCGCGCATCCGAACATCGCGCTCTCGAAGTACTGGGGGAAGAAGCCGGGGGAGGCGAACGTCCCCGCGGTCCCGTCGCTCTCGGTGACGCTCGCGGGCCTCGCGACCACGACGAGCGTGACGTTCGACGACGCGCTCACCGCCGACGCGCTCACGATCAACGGCGCCGCCGCCGACGCCACGCGCGCGACGGAGCTCCTCGATCACGTGCGCGCCGCGGCGAAGATCCGCGCGCACGCGCGCGTCGTCTCGACCAACGATTTCCCGACCGCGAGCGGGCTCGCGTCGAGCGCCTCGGGCTTCGCCGCCCTCGCCGTCGCGGCCGTTCGCGCGGCCGGGCTCGACTGGCCGGCGGAGCGCGTCGCCGATCTCGCGCGCCGCTCCTCCGCGAGCGCGGCGCGCAGCCTCTTCGGCGGCTTCGTCGAGCTGGACGGCGACGTCGTGCGCGCCGTCGCGCCGTCGCGCCACGTCGATCTGCGCGTCCTCGTCTGCGTCACGACCGAAGCGGCGAAGGCGGTCTCGTCGCGCGCCGGCATGAACATCACCGCGGCGAAGAGCCCGTACTACGCGGGCTGGCTCGAGGCCGCGCCGCGCATCCATCGCGCGCTGAAAGAGGCGCTCCTCGCCGGCGATCTCCCGCGCGCCGGCGAGCTCGCGGAGGAGAGCGCGCTCGCGATGCACGCCTCCGCGTTCGCGGCCGGCGTCGTCTACGTCTCGGGCGCGACGCTCGACGCGTACGCGACGGTGAAGGCGCTGCGCGCCGACGGCATCGGCGCGTGGGCGACGATGGACGCGGGCCCGCACCTCAAGTGCCTCGTCGCGGCGCGCGACGCGGCGGCGGCGAAGGAGCGCCTCGCGAAGACGCCGGGGGTGCTCCGCGTGATCGAGGCCGCGCCGGGTGAAGGCGCGCGCGTCGTCGAGACGGAGCCTTCGAAATGA
- a CDS encoding DUF1963 domain-containing protein produces MWNLQHEGRQGTTPASFAARTALLTEHGDRSMVEGLARAMRAFEKTFKKHAAPYVATLTEVGEALRGRAPVELPPMPPPRDSPPAAPLTDEAPLTPLERQHADLDRAIAAAKLGEHAELVRAVVQPCVDLRTLTRAADDAIGTSRLGGLPDLPPAEPWPRLRGQALAFLAQLELHALHALHEGLALPREGLLSFFVWDVFDEEGEPYLEVGSVLHVPPGTLARAALPADYAAPREGRAPFPGCAIELGASIAVPPPSHPSLAVLPAKAKKSYAKHVFPLGAPRHRVSGYVIPSDAGPDDGVVLLQLLSDRRCGFVFGDLERLFVTVPFAAAAAGRFEGAHFSFGG; encoded by the coding sequence GTGTGGAACCTCCAGCACGAGGGGAGGCAAGGCACGACCCCCGCGAGCTTCGCCGCTCGGACGGCGCTCCTCACCGAGCACGGCGACAGATCCATGGTGGAGGGCCTCGCGCGCGCGATGCGTGCCTTCGAGAAGACGTTCAAGAAGCACGCGGCCCCGTACGTCGCGACGCTCACCGAGGTCGGGGAGGCGCTGCGCGGACGCGCCCCCGTCGAGCTCCCGCCGATGCCGCCCCCGAGGGACTCGCCACCGGCGGCGCCGCTCACGGACGAGGCGCCGCTGACTCCGCTCGAGCGACAGCACGCCGACCTCGATCGCGCGATCGCGGCTGCGAAGCTGGGCGAGCACGCCGAGCTCGTGCGCGCGGTGGTGCAGCCGTGCGTCGATCTGCGAACGCTCACCCGCGCCGCGGACGACGCGATCGGTACGAGCCGTCTGGGCGGCCTGCCCGATCTTCCGCCCGCCGAGCCCTGGCCTCGTCTTCGTGGTCAGGCGCTCGCGTTCCTGGCGCAGCTCGAGCTCCACGCGCTCCACGCGCTTCACGAAGGTCTGGCGCTCCCGCGCGAGGGGCTGCTCTCGTTCTTCGTGTGGGACGTGTTCGATGAAGAAGGCGAGCCTTACCTCGAGGTCGGCTCCGTCTTGCACGTTCCGCCGGGCACGCTCGCCCGCGCCGCGCTGCCGGCAGACTACGCCGCGCCGCGAGAAGGCCGCGCGCCCTTCCCTGGGTGCGCGATCGAGCTGGGGGCTTCCATCGCGGTCCCTCCGCCGTCACACCCTTCGCTCGCGGTGCTGCCCGCGAAGGCGAAGAAGAGCTACGCGAAGCACGTCTTCCCGCTGGGGGCGCCGCGTCACCGGGTGAGCGGCTACGTGATCCCGAGCGACGCCGGCCCCGACGACGGCGTGGTGCTCCTTCAGCTGCTCTCGGATCGTCGTTGCGGCTTCGTGTTCGGCGATCTCGAGCGGCTCTTCGTCACCGTTCCCTTCGCCGCTGCCGCCGCCGGTCGATTCGAAGGAGCTCACTTCTCGTTCGGCGGCTGA
- a CDS encoding glutamate--cysteine ligase, translating to MASALTVETLNDKPIGSYDDLLSIFHAAIKPASEFRCGAEMEKPGVFADGRPVPYDGEPSVRAILEELTKKGWTPDGEYAGGPLIALLRNGASVTLEPGAQLELSGAPLVNAHQICSEFRSHLAEIAPYSQAHGITWLGLGFHPFAKREDFVMVPKPRYPIMRDYLPTRGSLALDMMLRTSTVQANYDYLSEADAMTKMRVALKLAPLTAAMFANSPFYEGAPFGGKSYRAKVWLDVDPDRSGLVPTLWKKTATFTDYVEWALDVPMFMFKRNGESVVNTGQSFRSFWKSGFSGHKPTLGDWKTHLNTLFPEVRLKNTIEVRAADAQGGKMACALPALWTGILYDAQALSAADAMTSDWTHDEISATRKQVWEKGLQTKLRATTYQSLAEKLIEIAEGGLERRDYKSPSGNDERVHLKRLKELVARGECPADRLLDGITNARDITAEIIARCDLGAG from the coding sequence ATGGCGAGCGCGCTGACCGTGGAAACCCTGAACGACAAGCCGATCGGATCGTACGACGACCTCCTCTCGATCTTCCACGCCGCGATCAAGCCCGCCTCCGAGTTCCGCTGCGGCGCCGAGATGGAGAAGCCGGGCGTGTTCGCCGACGGCCGGCCGGTCCCGTACGACGGCGAGCCGAGCGTGCGCGCGATCCTCGAGGAGCTCACGAAGAAGGGGTGGACGCCGGACGGCGAGTACGCGGGCGGTCCGCTCATCGCCCTCCTCCGCAACGGCGCGAGCGTCACGCTCGAGCCGGGGGCGCAGCTCGAGCTGTCCGGCGCGCCGCTCGTCAACGCGCACCAGATCTGCAGCGAGTTCCGGAGCCACCTCGCCGAGATCGCGCCGTACTCCCAGGCGCACGGCATCACGTGGCTCGGCCTCGGCTTCCATCCCTTCGCGAAGCGCGAGGACTTCGTGATGGTGCCGAAGCCGCGCTACCCGATCATGCGCGACTACCTGCCGACGCGCGGCTCCCTCGCGCTCGACATGATGCTCCGCACGTCCACCGTGCAGGCGAACTACGACTACCTCTCCGAAGCCGACGCGATGACGAAGATGCGCGTCGCGCTCAAGCTCGCGCCGCTGACCGCCGCGATGTTCGCGAATTCCCCGTTTTACGAGGGCGCGCCGTTCGGCGGAAAGAGCTACCGCGCGAAGGTGTGGCTCGACGTCGATCCCGATCGCTCGGGCCTCGTCCCCACGCTCTGGAAGAAGACCGCCACCTTCACCGACTACGTCGAGTGGGCGCTCGACGTGCCGATGTTCATGTTCAAGCGCAACGGCGAGTCGGTCGTGAACACGGGCCAGAGCTTCCGCAGCTTCTGGAAGAGCGGCTTCTCGGGCCACAAGCCGACGCTCGGCGATTGGAAGACGCACCTCAACACGCTGTTCCCCGAGGTCCGCCTCAAGAACACGATCGAGGTCCGCGCCGCCGACGCGCAGGGCGGGAAGATGGCGTGCGCGCTCCCCGCGCTGTGGACCGGCATCCTTTACGATGCGCAGGCGCTCTCCGCCGCGGACGCGATGACGTCCGACTGGACGCACGACGAGATCTCGGCGACGCGGAAGCAGGTCTGGGAGAAGGGGCTTCAGACGAAGCTCCGCGCGACCACGTACCAGTCGCTCGCGGAGAAGCTCATCGAGATCGCCGAGGGCGGCCTCGAGCGCCGCGACTACAAGAGCCCGAGCGGCAACGACGAGCGCGTGCACCTCAAGCGCCTGAAGGAGCTCGTCGCGCGCGGCGAGTGCCCGGCCGATCGCCTCCTCGACGGCATCACGAACGCCCGCGACATCACGGCGGAGATCATCGCCCGCTGCGACCTCGGCGCGGGCTAG
- a CDS encoding polyprenyl synthetase family protein, giving the protein MSGFAQLLADVRTRVDAALGDWLAPRVASAASISAEVGAAAEAARDLSLRGGKRLRAALVGVGHQAFAGAARDDVVPAMIAIELLQTYLLIHDDWMDDDDVRRGGPSVHMLLRKRFGSKELGDTGAVLAGDLASGWAQEALLSCAPAIAPERVLRAAKAYARINIDVVTGQLAEMGMGAGAGAPEAAAQAGAKRPESSRAVSGVGVSGAKPLTLETVHALKTASYTVTGPLLVGAALGGADEASAAGLERYGRPLGIAFQLRDDLLGTFGDPVATGKPVWNDIRQGKRTALVAELLRDEAGAAAWAHRADVEGVVRAMETTGAKARVEARVRELCDEARAALDALAPTITEPGRLALEGAVRALGERAS; this is encoded by the coding sequence ATGAGCGGGTTCGCGCAGCTCCTCGCCGACGTCCGCACGCGCGTCGACGCCGCGCTCGGCGACTGGCTCGCGCCGCGCGTCGCGTCGGCGGCGAGCATCAGCGCGGAGGTCGGGGCCGCGGCGGAGGCCGCGCGCGATCTCTCGCTCCGCGGCGGCAAGCGCCTCCGCGCCGCGCTCGTCGGCGTCGGCCACCAAGCCTTCGCGGGCGCCGCGCGGGACGACGTCGTGCCCGCGATGATCGCGATCGAGCTGCTCCAGACGTACCTCCTCATCCACGACGACTGGATGGACGACGACGACGTCCGGCGCGGCGGCCCCTCCGTGCACATGCTGCTCCGCAAGCGCTTCGGCTCGAAGGAGCTCGGCGACACGGGCGCCGTCCTCGCCGGCGATCTCGCGTCGGGCTGGGCGCAAGAGGCGCTCCTCTCCTGCGCGCCCGCCATCGCGCCCGAGCGCGTCCTCCGCGCCGCAAAGGCCTACGCCCGCATCAACATCGACGTCGTCACCGGCCAGCTCGCCGAAATGGGGATGGGGGCAGGTGCCGGGGCCCCAGAAGCGGCCGCGCAAGCGGGCGCGAAGCGCCCCGAGTCTTCGAGGGCCGTGTCTGGGGTGGGGGTGTCGGGGGCGAAGCCCCTGACGTTGGAAACCGTGCATGCGCTGAAGACGGCGAGCTACACCGTGACGGGGCCGCTCCTCGTGGGGGCGGCGCTCGGGGGCGCGGACGAGGCGAGCGCGGCCGGGCTCGAGCGCTACGGTCGTCCGCTCGGGATCGCGTTTCAGCTGCGTGACGATCTGCTCGGCACGTTCGGCGATCCGGTCGCGACGGGGAAGCCGGTCTGGAACGACATCCGGCAGGGCAAGCGCACCGCGCTCGTCGCCGAGCTCCTGCGCGACGAGGCCGGCGCGGCGGCGTGGGCGCACCGCGCGGACGTCGAGGGCGTCGTCCGCGCGATGGAGACCACCGGCGCGAAGGCGCGCGTCGAGGCGCGCGTGCGCGAGCTCTGCGACGAAGCGCGGGCCGCGCTCGACGCGCTCGCGCCGACGATCACGGAGCCGGGGCGGCTCGCGCTCGAGGGCGCGGTGCGGGCGCTCGGGGAGCGTGCATCATGA
- the mvk gene encoding mevalonate kinase, translating to MSTAHGKVILFGEHAVVYGVPAIAVGIDRGARASVTPATSSHASLRVGGWNIVAREGETETPLDRAFNGVLGATRAAGVAVGAVHVDAEADLPPGGGLGCSAALGVAVARALDPAAAPEDIAARADAWERVFHGNPSGIDAAVSAMGGCVLFQRGSLEGQARASIQRIRVPGAVHLCIGNSGQASSTKSMVEAVARLRERRPETTQKAFDAIHTLVKNAALALADGDRRSIGQLLDLNQMLLSGLFVSTPEIEQMCGAARAAGALGAKLTGGGGGGCVVALVDGPETGAAVLAAWKKDGFDGFQTTFGAPRRPAPITLETAP from the coding sequence ATGAGCACCGCGCACGGCAAGGTCATCCTCTTCGGCGAGCACGCGGTCGTGTACGGCGTGCCGGCGATCGCGGTCGGCATCGATCGCGGCGCGCGCGCGTCGGTCACGCCGGCGACTTCGAGCCACGCCTCGCTCCGCGTCGGGGGATGGAACATCGTCGCGCGCGAAGGCGAGACCGAGACGCCGCTCGATCGCGCGTTCAACGGCGTCCTCGGCGCGACGCGCGCGGCGGGCGTCGCGGTGGGCGCGGTGCACGTCGACGCCGAGGCCGACCTCCCGCCCGGCGGCGGGCTCGGTTGCTCCGCCGCGCTCGGCGTGGCGGTCGCGCGTGCGCTCGATCCCGCCGCCGCGCCGGAGGACATCGCCGCGCGCGCCGACGCGTGGGAGCGCGTGTTCCACGGCAACCCGTCCGGCATCGACGCCGCGGTCTCGGCGATGGGCGGTTGCGTGCTGTTCCAGCGCGGCTCGCTCGAAGGTCAAGCGCGCGCGAGCATCCAGCGTATTCGCGTGCCCGGCGCGGTGCATCTCTGCATCGGCAACAGCGGGCAGGCGTCGAGCACGAAGTCGATGGTCGAAGCGGTCGCGCGCCTTCGCGAGCGCCGTCCCGAGACGACGCAGAAGGCGTTCGACGCGATCCACACGCTCGTGAAGAACGCGGCCCTCGCGCTCGCGGACGGCGATCGCCGCTCGATCGGTCAGCTCCTCGATCTCAACCAGATGCTCCTCTCCGGGCTCTTCGTGTCGACGCCCGAGATCGAGCAGATGTGCGGGGCGGCGCGCGCGGCCGGCGCGCTCGGCGCGAAGCTCACCGGCGGTGGCGGCGGCGGCTGCGTCGTCGCGCTCGTCGACGGGCCCGAGACCGGCGCGGCGGTGCTCGCGGCGTGGAAGAAGGACGGGTTCGACGGCTTCCAGACGACGTTCGGCGCGCCGCGGCGCCCGGCGCCGATCACGCTGGAGACGGCGCCATGA
- a CDS encoding ferritin-like domain-containing protein — protein sequence MSLLTLRARILSSLATSSLVAAACGGESTPPTPPGGGSSTSSSSSTSSSSTSSSGAAPATCENGTKKRECNEKGKGITKNSGYGGFREPDAAPPPPPTLDANGCIVPEEIMNGCCNPAVGPVVFENGQCCYEFCEGACCGRPLVVQGAARVATAQPRSDWTTAPAHDDALPDSTRRALAGSYLRDALMEHASIASFATFTLELLAVGAPPALLVLAQAACSDEIEHARLTFALASRFAGEAEGPGALDLRGVAPSTDLAAIAAATVRDGCINETIASAVAAAQAENATDAELRRTLARIAEDEARHAELAWTFVRWALATGGPDVRAAVEAAFTAPVCTDAPPLPADVDPAAWQAHGRLLPADHRALVRSVLDQVVHPCAAALGQPPNEK from the coding sequence ATGTCGCTCCTTACGCTGCGGGCCCGGATCCTCTCGTCCCTCGCGACCTCCTCGCTCGTCGCCGCCGCGTGCGGCGGCGAGTCGACCCCGCCGACCCCACCCGGCGGCGGATCGTCGACTTCATCGTCTTCTTCGACTTCGTCGTCTTCGACGTCGTCCTCCGGCGCCGCCCCGGCGACGTGCGAGAACGGGACGAAGAAGCGCGAGTGCAACGAGAAGGGCAAGGGCATCACGAAGAACTCCGGGTACGGCGGCTTCCGCGAGCCCGACGCCGCGCCGCCTCCGCCGCCGACGCTCGACGCGAACGGCTGCATCGTGCCGGAGGAGATCATGAACGGCTGCTGCAACCCGGCGGTGGGCCCCGTCGTCTTCGAGAACGGGCAGTGCTGCTACGAGTTCTGCGAGGGCGCGTGCTGCGGTCGCCCGCTCGTCGTCCAGGGCGCCGCGCGCGTGGCGACCGCGCAGCCACGCTCCGACTGGACCACCGCACCGGCGCACGACGACGCGCTCCCGGACTCGACGCGGCGCGCGCTCGCCGGGTCGTACTTGCGCGACGCGCTGATGGAGCACGCGTCGATCGCGTCGTTCGCGACGTTCACGCTGGAGCTCCTCGCGGTCGGCGCGCCGCCGGCGCTCCTCGTCCTCGCGCAAGCGGCGTGCAGCGACGAGATCGAGCACGCGCGTCTCACGTTCGCCCTCGCGAGCCGCTTCGCGGGCGAGGCAGAGGGCCCGGGCGCGCTCGATCTGCGCGGCGTCGCGCCGAGCACGGACCTCGCGGCGATCGCGGCCGCGACCGTGCGCGACGGCTGCATCAACGAGACGATCGCGTCGGCCGTCGCCGCCGCGCAGGCCGAGAACGCGACGGACGCCGAGCTACGCCGAACGCTCGCGCGCATCGCCGAGGACGAGGCCCGCCACGCCGAGCTCGCCTGGACCTTCGTGCGCTGGGCGCTCGCCACAGGCGGCCCCGACGTCCGCGCCGCGGTCGAGGCCGCGTTCACCGCCCCGGTCTGCACCGACGCGCCGCCCCTCCCCGCCGACGTCGACCCCGCGGCATGGCAGGCCCACGGCCGCCTCTTGCCGGCCGACCACCGCGCGCTCGTCCGCAGCGTCCTCGACCAGGTCGTCCACCCCTGCGCCGCCGCCCTCGGTCAGCCGCCGAACGAGAAGTGA
- a CDS encoding hydroxymethylglutaryl-CoA reductase, degradative encodes MKTRTSSLPGFYKVTVDERRNLVSEATGVSATAIATALDGGGLSAETADKFVENVLGTYGLPYGVTLNVRVNGQDHVAPMVVEEPSVVAAASNAAKMVRAGGGFQVEVDPPVMISQVQIIEVKDRAAAKAAILAAKDEILARADAAVSGLVARGGGARGLEVRELGQPEDEMIVVHILVDCRDAMGANLINTVAEAIADRLAALANGKVGLRILSNLCDKRCVRVRCRVPAKMLATDDMDGDAVIDGIVNASRFAELDPYRAATHNKGIMNGIDSVVIATGNDWRAVEAGAHAYAARSGQYSPLSIWRRDGDALVGFLELPLALGTVGGTLRVHPSARLSLDMMGVTEAADLSAVAASVGLASNLAAVRALATDGIQRGHMALHARSVALAAGASGADVERVAALIVEARDITIEAARRALGAKAPFFPHSGSGPVSGLSSSTRDTTRVEGETAVGE; translated from the coding sequence ATGAAGACCCGCACCTCTTCTCTCCCCGGCTTCTACAAGGTCACCGTCGACGAGCGCCGCAACCTCGTGAGCGAGGCGACCGGCGTGTCCGCGACCGCGATCGCGACCGCGCTCGACGGTGGCGGCCTCAGCGCGGAGACGGCGGACAAGTTCGTCGAGAACGTGCTCGGCACGTACGGCCTTCCGTACGGCGTCACGCTGAACGTGCGCGTGAACGGGCAGGACCACGTCGCGCCGATGGTGGTCGAGGAGCCGAGCGTGGTCGCGGCCGCGTCGAACGCGGCGAAGATGGTGCGCGCTGGCGGCGGCTTCCAGGTGGAGGTCGATCCGCCGGTGATGATCAGCCAGGTGCAGATCATCGAGGTGAAGGACCGCGCCGCGGCGAAGGCGGCGATCCTCGCGGCGAAGGACGAGATCCTCGCGCGCGCGGACGCGGCGGTGAGCGGCCTCGTCGCGCGTGGCGGCGGCGCGCGCGGCCTCGAGGTGCGCGAGCTCGGCCAGCCCGAGGACGAGATGATCGTCGTGCACATCCTCGTCGACTGCCGCGACGCGATGGGCGCGAACCTGATCAACACGGTCGCCGAGGCGATCGCGGACCGTCTCGCCGCCCTCGCGAACGGCAAGGTCGGCCTCCGTATTCTCTCGAACCTCTGCGACAAGCGCTGCGTGCGCGTCCGCTGCCGCGTCCCGGCGAAGATGCTCGCGACCGACGACATGGACGGCGACGCGGTCATCGACGGCATCGTGAACGCCTCCCGCTTCGCGGAGCTCGATCCCTACCGCGCGGCGACGCACAACAAGGGCATCATGAACGGCATCGACTCGGTGGTGATCGCGACGGGCAACGACTGGCGCGCGGTCGAAGCCGGCGCGCACGCCTACGCGGCGCGGAGCGGGCAGTACTCACCGCTCTCGATCTGGCGTCGCGACGGCGACGCGCTGGTCGGCTTCCTCGAGCTCCCGCTCGCGCTGGGCACGGTCGGCGGCACGCTCCGCGTTCACCCGAGCGCACGTCTCTCGCTCGACATGATGGGTGTGACCGAAGCGGCGGATCTCTCCGCGGTCGCGGCGTCGGTGGGCCTCGCGTCGAACCTCGCCGCGGTCCGCGCGCTCGCGACGGACGGGATCCAGCGGGGCCACATGGCTCTCCATGCCCGCTCGGTGGCCCTCGCGGCCGGCGCGTCGGGCGCGGACGTCGAGAGGGTCGCCGCCCTCATCGTCGAGGCACGCGACATCACGATCGAAGCGGCACGACGCGCGCTCGGGGCAAAGGCCCCGTTCTTCCCCCACTCGGGCTCGGGCCCTGTCTCCGGCCTATCCAGCTCCACGCGCGACACTACGCGCGTGGAGGGCGAGACGGCTGTAGGAGAGTAG